Proteins from one Ananas comosus cultivar F153 linkage group 5, ASM154086v1, whole genome shotgun sequence genomic window:
- the LOC109710915 gene encoding uncharacterized protein LOC109710915, giving the protein MHHLLQPLLFLNAVRRNKEEFIFIYMDYIPKLQRQISCPSYYHCSNYGMIGRLSRNGEYEDEYDPSDRGPTRSVTARLRELWRKIVKEKRKILKSASGSACEAYDPDSYAQNFDEGSASAEPENLSRSFSARFAVTSTTRDLSRNCRETGRRSHAQRERF; this is encoded by the exons ATGCACCACCTCCTTCAACCACTTCTTTTTCTAAATGCTGTGAGGAGAAACAAAGAAGAGTTTATTTTCATCTACATGGATTACATCCCCAAGCTACAAAGGCAGATATCTTGTCCTTCTTATTATCATTGTAGCAACTATGGCATGATCGGACGGCTGAGTAGGAATGGCGAGTATGAGGATGAATACGATCCGTCAGATCGCGGTCCGACCCGATCTGTTACCGCGAGGTTGCGGGAGCTGTGGAGGAAGATTGtgaaggaaaagaggaagataTTGAAGTCGGCGAGCGGTTCAGCATGTGAAGCATATGATCCTGACTCGTATGCGCAGAATTTTGATGAAGGGTCAGCTTCAGCCGAACCAGAGAACTTGTCACGATCCTTCTCAGCAAGATTCGCTGTCACGTCAACG ACTCGGGATCTTTCGCGAAATTGTAGAGAGACCGGAAGAAGAAGCCACGCACAAAGGGAGAG
- the LOC109710459 gene encoding uncharacterized protein LOC109710459 isoform X3, translating into MAKKRKSDAAHLDEVDRTMHSTFCSAANSLSQIFTHAMAQQKLAFQAGERHSMEKVYQWILRHHEEGSRVAVADVASYLQVT; encoded by the exons ATGGCGAAGAAGAGGAAATCAGACGCGGCGCACCTCGACGAGGTGGATCGGACGATGCACTCCACGTTCTGCAGCGCCGCGAACTCGCTCTCGCAGATCTTCACCCACGCCATGGCCCAGCAGAAGCTCGCCTTCCAAGCCGGGGAGCGCCACAGCATG gAGAAAGTCTACCAGTGGATTTTGAGACACCATGAGGAAGGTTCAAGGGTTGCGGTTGCGGATGTAGCTTCGTACCTACAG GTTACATAG
- the LOC109709880 gene encoding TSL-kinase interacting protein 1-like, which yields MKSTGHIRKATAEARSKSKLGCAKSETLKIGGRRRKTPEKATVEFCERLLPSPAQSSPLHTNTRHSSLETAPGNSTVMAGRYPQISGKFKLQLFPIDDIVRKRLEQDKHNPYLELTLTTRKKISSVVRHLNIKWGSSGTKTGELMLLPYNSSPNNMVSYKRWTLKDSDTTAADVYAALGSPAVFRLRYGWFSAQGRIPGEEMGMAKADNTPLSNNPVQAVEDQRICRAPPLSWLDSISNMSFGALLHEALPPPDENAILAQNNPSLSQISFTCDSFDAAIASLIGCQQINNQSTQVSNSSIFNSEETCHAFQFQNITHSTEAGPSSSKDVAAASCTENQSPDVLCAPTESDGKDNMHPTDESNRDLKGNLKPHDGSNPFGRADINWPDSVGPSEHVAPCSRQMSGGDSIGLGGLVASSLDAFQNFSIF from the exons ATGAAAAGTACTGGCCACATTCGCAAAGCAACTGCTGAAGCGAGATCAAAGAGCAAACTGGGTTGCGCTAAGTCTGAAACTCTGAAAATTGGCGGAAGAAGACGTAAAACACCAG AAAAAGCTACTGTAGAATTCTGTGAAAGGCTTTTGCCTTCTCCTGCTCAATCATCCCCTTTACATACCAACACGAGGCATAGCTCCCTAGAGACGGCACCTGGAAATTCTACAGTTATGGCTGGACGGTATCCACAAATATCTGGAAAATTTAAGCTTCAGCTATTTCCAATAGATGATATCGTGCGAAAAAGGTTGGAACAG GATAAGCACAATCCTTACCTGGAATTGACTTTGACTACTCGAAAGAAAATATCCTCGGTGGTGAGGCACCTCAATATCAAGTGGGGTAGTTCGGGAACCAAAACAGGAGAGCTTATGCTATTGCCTTACAATTCTAGTCCCAACAATATGGTCAGCTACAAAAGGTGGACTTTGAAAGACTCTGACACCACTGCAGCTGATGTTTATGCTGCACTTGGTAGCCCAGCTGTTTTTCGCTTGAG ATATGGTTGGTTCTCTGCTCAAGGTCGAATACCAGGTGAAGAGATGGGAATGGCTAAGGCTGATAATACTCCTTTGTCGAATAACCCAGTTCAAGCAGTG GAGGATCAAAGGATATGTCGTGCCCCTCCGCTTTCATGGCTCGATAGCATTTCCAACATGAGCTTTGGAGCTCTGTTGCATGAAGCATTGCCGCCTCCAGATGAAAATGCAATTCTTGCACAGAACAATCCGAGTCTTAGTCAAATCTCTTTCACTTGTGATTCATTTGATGCTGCTATTGCTTCCCTTATCGGCTGTCAGCAAATTAACAACCAGTCCACTCAAGTTTCAAATTCGTCCATTTTTAATTCTGAAGAAACTTGCCATGCATTTCAGTTTCAAAACATTACTCATTCGACCGAAGCTGGTCCATCTTCATCCAAAGATGTAGCTGCTGCTTCATGTACTGAGAAT CAAAGCCCAGACGTGCTTTGTGCACCTACAGAGAGTGATGGCAAAGATAATATGCACCCGACTGATGAATCAAATAGAGACCTGAAAGGGAATTTAAAGCCTCATGATGGGAGTAACCCTTTTGGGAGAGCGGATATAAATTGG CCTGATTCAGTTGGTCCCTCCGAGCACGTGGCTCCTTGCTCTAGGCAGATGAGCGGTGGAGACAGTATTGGTCTTGGTGGATTGGTCGCGAGCAGTTTAGACGCATTCCAGAACTTCTCGATTTTCTGA
- the LOC109710459 gene encoding uncharacterized protein LOC109710459 isoform X1, whose protein sequence is MAKKRKSDAAHLDEVDRTMHSTFCSAANSLSQIFTHAMAQQKLAFQAGERHSMEKVYQWILRHHEEGSRVAVADVASYLQNEINIGGEEVSMSPRSQFPNQHTQSVLHFASTTPQNPSSTSGQVTSLSCLAQHSLLPYHLVQLGGYHSTNVLPNGNTSRNNDVNSNDSSMDMHSDGL, encoded by the exons ATGGCGAAGAAGAGGAAATCAGACGCGGCGCACCTCGACGAGGTGGATCGGACGATGCACTCCACGTTCTGCAGCGCCGCGAACTCGCTCTCGCAGATCTTCACCCACGCCATGGCCCAGCAGAAGCTCGCCTTCCAAGCCGGGGAGCGCCACAGCATG gAGAAAGTCTACCAGTGGATTTTGAGACACCATGAGGAAGGTTCAAGGGTTGCGGTTGCGGATGTAGCTTCGTACCTACAG AACGAAATCAATATTGGAGGAGAGGAGGTATCAATGTCTCCTCGTTCACAATTCCCGAATCAGCATACTCAATCTGTATTACACTTTGCAAGCACAACACCGCAGAATCCTTCTTCTACATCTGGACAAGTGACTTCTCTCTCCTGCctggcccaacatagccttctGCCTTATCACCTGGTCCAATTGGGAGGGTATCACTCAACCAATGTCTTGCCTAATGGAAATACATCTCGGAACAATGATGTGAACTCAAATGATTCATCCATGGATATGCATTCTGATGGCCTGTGA
- the LOC109710459 gene encoding uncharacterized protein LOC109710459 isoform X2, whose protein sequence is MAKKRKSDAAHLDEVDRTMHSTFCSAANSLSQIFTHAMAQQKLAFQAGERHSMEKVYQWILRHHEEGSRVAVADVASYLQVRHYVIWL, encoded by the exons ATGGCGAAGAAGAGGAAATCAGACGCGGCGCACCTCGACGAGGTGGATCGGACGATGCACTCCACGTTCTGCAGCGCCGCGAACTCGCTCTCGCAGATCTTCACCCACGCCATGGCCCAGCAGAAGCTCGCCTTCCAAGCCGGGGAGCGCCACAGCATG gAGAAAGTCTACCAGTGGATTTTGAGACACCATGAGGAAGGTTCAAGGGTTGCGGTTGCGGATGTAGCTTCGTACCTACAG GTGCGGCATTATGTTATTTGGCTTTAA